The following coding sequences are from one Humulus lupulus chromosome X, drHumLupu1.1, whole genome shotgun sequence window:
- the LOC133806289 gene encoding uncharacterized protein LOC133806289, translating to MEYLSRIMLKVSSYPSYKFHDWCASLKLNHLCFADDILLFSHGDFISILWMLRGLKLFSKTSGLFPNEAKSAIYCSGMCESEIERVVSASGFTQSSLPFRYLGIPICSKRISNAECGIILDKMVARIKQWSSRNLSYSARATLINAVLLSIHSYWAQIMVLPKKLLKDIDAICRAFLWKGDEEAHGPLSVLQNLQEG from the coding sequence ATGGAATACTTATCTAGGATCATGCTTAAAGTTAGCTCTTATCCTAGTTATAAATTCCATGATTGGTGTGCTAGTTTGAAGTTGAATCATTTATGTTTTGCTGATGACATATTGTTATTCAGTCATGGAGACTTTATTTCTATCCTTTGGATGCTTAGGGGACTCAAGTTATTTTCCAAGACTTCAGGACTCTTTCCAAATGAGGCTAAGTCTGCAATATATTGCAGTGGCATGTGTGAGTCTGAGATTGAGAGAGTAGTGTCTGCTTCAGGATTCACACAATCTTCATTACCTTTCAGGTACCTGGGCATTCCTATCTGTTCTAAAAGGATTTCTAATGCTGAGTGTGGGATCATTCTAGATAAAATGGTGGCCAGGATTAAACAATGGAGTTCTAGAAATTTATCATATAGTGCCAGAGCAACATTGATCAATGCGGTTTTACTGTCAATACACTCTTATTGGGCTCAAATAATGGTATTGCCAAAAAAGCTATTGAAGGATATAGATGCAATTTGTAGGGCTTTTTTGTGGAAGGGAGATGAAGAAGCTCATGGTCCACTGTCTGTACTCCAAAATCTGCAGGAGGGTTAG